The window ACGCCAAGGAAAAAGGATGGGACATTGTGGGCATCCTTAACAACGATATGATCGGCAACATTACAGGAGTCGATGGCGTAGTAAGCAATAGGGATTTCCGAATCTTTTCGGAACCAGTTCCACCTACCGAAACAGAACAAGAGCGTCGGGCAAGACGCTTTTATGGGGGAGAAGTAGATGGGATTTCGCGTCAATTGGCTCGATATGTCTATAAAACCACCAAGACCTATATGCCCGAAATGAACCCTATGATGATTTATCGTCTAGATAGATTTGGTAGAGGGGGACACCACAGACCTTTTAATGATCTTGGCTATGCTGGTATCCGAATTATGGAGGCCCATGAAAACTACACCCAACAGCACCAAGATATTCGGGTGGAAGACGGTATTGCTTACGGTGATGTTTTGGAACATGTGAATTTTGAATATGCCAAAAAACTAACGGCTGTGAACGCCATCAACCTAGCCTCCATTGCTTGGGCGCCACCGGCTCCAGAAACTGTAGAAATCGGGGGAATTGTAGAACCAAGCGCCAAATTGCGTTGGAGCAAGGTGGAGAACGCTGTAGGTTATAAAATTTATTGGAGGGATACCACCTCCCCCACTTGGGATAATTACAAGTACGTAGGCGATGTAAATGAACACACCCTGGAAGGGATTGTCATCGATAATTTCTTCTTTGGTGTTGCCGC is drawn from Flagellimonas sp. MMG031 and contains these coding sequences:
- a CDS encoding M28 family metallopeptidase, producing the protein MKNTLTLLMLTIGSIGFSQTDTRIYDIINAVSAERIESDVTTLVNFGTRHTLSDTVSTTRGIGAARRWIKSEFEKISGDCNDCLEVFYQKNLIPKGDNARIVKDVEVVNVVAIQRGTKFPNRFIIMSGDIDSRVSDPTNYTSDSPGANDNASGMAGTIEASRVLSKYKFESSIIYVGLSGEEQGLYGGKGFAEYAKEKGWDIVGILNNDMIGNITGVDGVVSNRDFRIFSEPVPPTETEQERRARRFYGGEVDGISRQLARYVYKTTKTYMPEMNPMMIYRLDRFGRGGHHRPFNDLGYAGIRIMEAHENYTQQHQDIRVEDGIAYGDVLEHVNFEYAKKLTAVNAINLASIAWAPPAPETVEIGGIVEPSAKLRWSKVENAVGYKIYWRDTTSPTWDNYKYVGDVNEHTLEGIVIDNFFFGVAAVGKDGHESPVVFPNKIFR